A section of the Budorcas taxicolor isolate Tak-1 chromosome 17, Takin1.1, whole genome shotgun sequence genome encodes:
- the PPM1F gene encoding protein phosphatase 1F produces MAAGAPQQSGQTAEETPGFLDALLHDFPAPLSPESPLPWKVPGPVLTLEEAEGELAELALGFLSSRSAPPSLAACLAHEAVSQLLRSDLSEFRKLPEQEEDGDRAEEKAPVTLLDAAGLARSLFDHLWQACGQWQQQVPPAARAPQRQWLVSAHAIRNARRRMEDRHVCLPAFNLLFGLEDSVERAYFAVFDGHGGADAARYASVHVHAVAARRPELATDPAEALRAAFRCTDEMFLRKARRERLQSGTTGVCALVAGNTLHVAWLGDSQVLLVQQGQAVKLMEPHRPERQDEKDRIEALGGFVSHMDCWRVNGTLAVSRAIGDVFQKPYVSGEADAASWELTGSEDYLLLACDGFFDVVPHQEVAGLVRSHLAGPRGSGLRVAEELVAAARERGSRDNITVVVVFLRAPQDLLEPEPDTPRSS; encoded by the exons ATGGCTGCGGGGGCCCCGCAGCAGAGCGGCCAGACAGCAGAGGAGACCCCCGGCTTCCTGGACGCGCTCCTCCACGACTTCCCAGCTCCGCTGAGCCCGGAGAGCCCCTTGCCATGGAAGGTGCCGGGGCCGGTGCTGACCCTCGAGGAGGCGGAGGGCGAGCTGGCCGAGCTGGCACTGGGCTTCCTGAGCAGCCG gagcgCACCGCCATCACTCGCCGCCTGCCTGGCCCACGAGGCAGTTTCCCAGCTGCTGCGGTCAGACCTCTCTGAGTTCAGGAAGCTCCCGGAGCAGGAGGAGGACGGGGACAGAGCGGAGGAGAAGGCCCCTGTGACAC TGCTGGACGCGGCGGGCCTGGCGCGGAGCCTCTTCGACCACCTCTGGCAGGCGTGTGGCCAGTGGCAGCAACAGGTGCCGCCGGCGGCCCGGGCCCCACAGCGGCAGTGGCTGGTCTCCGCACACGCCATCCGCAACGCCCGCCGCAGGATGGAGGACCGGCACGTATGCCTCCCCGCCTTCAACCTGCTCTTCGGCCTGGAG GACTCGGTAGAGCGCGCCTACTTCGCAGTGTTCGACGGGCACGGAGGAGCGGACGCCGCGAGGTACGCGTCCGTGCACGTGCACGCGGTTGCCGCCCGCCGGCCAGAGCTGGCCACGGATCCCGCGGAGGCCCTCCGCGCGGCCTTCCGCTGCACCGACGAGATGTTCCTCCGGAAGGCCCGGCGAGAG CGGCTGCAGAGTGGCACTACGGGCGTGTGCGCGCTCGTTGCGGGCAACACCCTGCACGTGGCCTGGCTCGGGGACTCCCAGGTTCTTCTGGTGCAGCAGGGTCAGGCAGTGAAGCTGATGGAGCCGCACAGACCCGAGCGGCAG GATGAGAAGGACCGCATTGAGGCACTGGGCGGCTTCGTGTCACACATGGACTGCTGGAGGGTCAACGGGACCCTGGCTGTGTCCAGAGCCATTG GGGACGTCTTCCAGAAGCCCTACGTGTCTGGGGAGGCGGACGCGGCCTCGTGGGAGCTGACGGGCTCCGAGGACTACCTGCTGCTGGCCTGCGACGGCTTCTTCGACGTGGTCCCCCACCAGGAGGTGGCCGGCCTCGTGCGCAGCCACCTTGCGGGGCCTCGGGGCAGCGGGCTGCGCGTGGCCGAGGAGCTGGTGGCCGCTGCCCGCGAGAGGGGCTCTCGCGACAACATCACAGTCGTGGTGGTCTTCCTGCGGGCCCCCCAGGACCTGCTGGAACCAGAGCCTGACACTCCGCGGAGCAGCTAG